One genomic segment of Mastomys coucha isolate ucsf_1 unplaced genomic scaffold, UCSF_Mcou_1 pScaffold22, whole genome shotgun sequence includes these proteins:
- the Cfap97d2 gene encoding uncharacterized protein CFAP97D2 isoform X3: protein MHRVPQLTTSWANRDLQRAWEKTYQDHRRKVQNAQPRVDNHPPQIYSHLHLKFKKLKMEEERLSIIDRNNYLLLQRVASAMKTRGQTNGPNNFTQRSLNRKKREQAFVKVQKQNQVIQERLRSSAPWYGAQRQRVAVARHPCKRRHTRRKGLKVTPHKATASSE, encoded by the exons ATGCACAGAGTCCCCCAGCTGACCACCTCGTGGGCTAATAGAGACCTGCAGAGAGCCTGGGAGAAAACCTACCAGGACCATAGGAGAAAG GTCCAGAATGCCCAACCACGAGTGGACAACCACCCACCACAGATTTACAGCCATCTCCACCTAAAGTTCAAGAAGTTAAAG atggaagaagagagactcTCCATCATTGACAGAAACAACTACCTGCTTCTGCAGAGAGTGGCCTCTGCCATGAAAACCAGGGGACAGACTAACGGCCCAAATAACTTCACACAGAGAAG TctaaacaggaagaagagagaacaggCATTTGTGAAAgtgcaaaaacaaaatcaagtcatCCAGGAGAGACTCAGAAGCTCGGCGCCCTGGTATGGGGCACAGAGACAGCGGGTAGCTGTGGCCAGACATCCCTGCAAGCGCAGACATACCAGGAGAAAG GGGCTGAAAGTGACACCCCACAAGGCCACAGCCTCATCCGAATGA
- the Cfap97d2 gene encoding uncharacterized protein CFAP97D2 isoform X2: MHRVPQLTTSWANRDLQRAWEKTYQDHRRKVQNAQPRVDNHPPQIYSHLHLKFKKLKMEEERLSIIDRNNYLLLQRVASAMKTRGQTNGPNNFTQRRKKREQAFVKVQKQNQVIQERLRSSAPWYGAQRQRVAVARHPCKRRHTRRKVPAALSVVCVLDNSPPDSTCPWGSEVR; the protein is encoded by the exons ATGCACAGAGTCCCCCAGCTGACCACCTCGTGGGCTAATAGAGACCTGCAGAGAGCCTGGGAGAAAACCTACCAGGACCATAGGAGAAAG GTCCAGAATGCCCAACCACGAGTGGACAACCACCCACCACAGATTTACAGCCATCTCCACCTAAAGTTCAAGAAGTTAAAG atggaagaagagagactcTCCATCATTGACAGAAACAACTACCTGCTTCTGCAGAGAGTGGCCTCTGCCATGAAAACCAGGGGACAGACTAACGGCCCAAATAACTTCACACAGAGAAG gaagaagagagaacaggCATTTGTGAAAgtgcaaaaacaaaatcaagtcatCCAGGAGAGACTCAGAAGCTCGGCGCCCTGGTATGGGGCACAGAGACAGCGGGTAGCTGTGGCCAGACATCCCTGCAAGCGCAGACATACCAGGAGAAAGGTACCTGCAGCACTGTCTGTTGTCTGTGTCCTGGACAACTCACCACCCGACTCCACCTGCCCTTGGGGGTCGGAGGTGAGGTAa
- the Cfap97d2 gene encoding uncharacterized protein CFAP97D2 isoform X5: MHRVPQLTTSWANRDLQRAWEKTYQDHRRKVQNAQPRVDNHPPQIYSHLHLKFKKLKMEEERLSIIDRNNYLLLQRVASAMKTRGQTNGPNNFTQRRG, encoded by the exons ATGCACAGAGTCCCCCAGCTGACCACCTCGTGGGCTAATAGAGACCTGCAGAGAGCCTGGGAGAAAACCTACCAGGACCATAGGAGAAAG GTCCAGAATGCCCAACCACGAGTGGACAACCACCCACCACAGATTTACAGCCATCTCCACCTAAAGTTCAAGAAGTTAAAG atggaagaagagagactcTCCATCATTGACAGAAACAACTACCTGCTTCTGCAGAGAGTGGCCTCTGCCATGAAAACCAGGGGACAGACTAACGGCCCAAATAACTTCACACAGAGAAG GGGCTGA
- the Cfap97d2 gene encoding uncharacterized protein CFAP97D2 isoform X4 produces the protein MHRVPQLTTSWANRDLQRAWEKTYQDHRRKVQNAQPRVDNHPPQIYSHLHLKFKKLKMEEERLSIIDRNNYLLLQRVASAMKTRGQTNGPNNFTQRRDPKLSRK, from the exons ATGCACAGAGTCCCCCAGCTGACCACCTCGTGGGCTAATAGAGACCTGCAGAGAGCCTGGGAGAAAACCTACCAGGACCATAGGAGAAAG GTCCAGAATGCCCAACCACGAGTGGACAACCACCCACCACAGATTTACAGCCATCTCCACCTAAAGTTCAAGAAGTTAAAG atggaagaagagagactcTCCATCATTGACAGAAACAACTACCTGCTTCTGCAGAGAGTGGCCTCTGCCATGAAAACCAGGGGACAGACTAACGGCCCAAATAACTTCACACAGAGAAG AGACCCAAAACTTAGCAGAAAATAG
- the Cfap97d2 gene encoding uncharacterized protein CFAP97D2 isoform X1: MHRVPQLTTSWANRDLQRAWEKTYQDHRRKVQNAQPRVDNHPPQIYSHLHLKFKKLKMEEERLSIIDRNNYLLLQRVASAMKTRGQTNGPNNFTQRSLNRKKREQAFVKVQKQNQVIQERLRSSAPWYGAQRQRVAVARHPCKRRHTRRKVPAALSVVCVLDNSPPDSTCPWGSEVR; the protein is encoded by the exons ATGCACAGAGTCCCCCAGCTGACCACCTCGTGGGCTAATAGAGACCTGCAGAGAGCCTGGGAGAAAACCTACCAGGACCATAGGAGAAAG GTCCAGAATGCCCAACCACGAGTGGACAACCACCCACCACAGATTTACAGCCATCTCCACCTAAAGTTCAAGAAGTTAAAG atggaagaagagagactcTCCATCATTGACAGAAACAACTACCTGCTTCTGCAGAGAGTGGCCTCTGCCATGAAAACCAGGGGACAGACTAACGGCCCAAATAACTTCACACAGAGAAG TctaaacaggaagaagagagaacaggCATTTGTGAAAgtgcaaaaacaaaatcaagtcatCCAGGAGAGACTCAGAAGCTCGGCGCCCTGGTATGGGGCACAGAGACAGCGGGTAGCTGTGGCCAGACATCCCTGCAAGCGCAGACATACCAGGAGAAAGGTACCTGCAGCACTGTCTGTTGTCTGTGTCCTGGACAACTCACCACCCGACTCCACCTGCCCTTGGGGGTCGGAGGTGAGGTAa